A window of Diabrotica virgifera virgifera chromosome 9, PGI_DIABVI_V3a contains these coding sequences:
- the LOC126891007 gene encoding uncharacterized protein LOC126891007, with protein MYVDDFISSFPNVSEAIVTHTQLVNLFQKGGFKLTKWMSNSNDLLSTIPEPLQLVKTKQFDKSVSKVLGLQWEEKCDNFSFGLEIPSSTRCTKRNMLSLVARMFDPLGFLSPITLLLKIWIKKLWTLKVDWDSTVPKEIEIAWEKFQNEFRVLYKIQIPRHIAVTPNSSLSFVGFSDASAAGYAAIVYSRVVNCTGQVKVTLLYSQSKVSPMSKITLPRLELCGALLLSKLLSHAIETYSPRHNIDKIFALSDSMIVLNWIKSSEKNLKIFVQNRVVTIHKMVPSEYWFFVPGKENVVDCASRGLFPSSLVNHSTWFTGPNWLLLEPEYWPIQSVNGQEIMICDSEYRSQTFFGNVTRVISPLYTLIEYFSSWSKLLNSTVYVLRFLRKLSLNKRISLFDLKIAEIELIRAVQQKHFSEEYKALSQNLVVKSSIRRLKME; from the coding sequence ATGTATGTAGACGATTTTATTAGCAGTTTTCCAAATGTTTCTGAAGCTATAGTTACACACACTCAGttagtgaatttgtttcaaaaaggtGGTTTTAAATTAACCAAATGGATGTCGAACTCGAACGATCTACTATCGACAATCCCCGAACCCCTTCAATTGGTCAAAACCAAACAATTTGATAAGTCAGTCTCCAAAGTGTTAGGATTGCAATGGGAAGAAAAATGTGACAATTTTAGTTTTGGGTTAGAAATACCCTCATCGACCcgttgtacaaaaagaaacatgCTCTCACTTGTTGCTCGTATGTTTGATCCCTTGGGATTCCTATCTCCTATAACCCTCTTGCTTAAAATTTGGATAAAGAAACTTTGGACTCTAAAGGTAGATTGGGATAGTACCGTACCAAAAGAAATCGAAATAGCATGGGAAAAGTTTCAAAATGAATTTCGTGTcctatacaaaatacaaattCCACGCCATATAGCAGTTACACCTAATTCGTCGTTGTCTTTTGTAGGATTTTCAGACGCAAGTGCTGCTGGATACGCAGCCATTGTTTATTCCAGGGTTGTTAATTGTACAGGTCAAGTTAAAGTTACTTTACTGTACTCTCAATCTAAAGTATCTCCAATGTCTAAAATAACTCTTCCTCGATTAGAGCTTTGTGGAGCGCTTCTTCTCTCAAAGCTTCTTTCACATGCTATTGAAACTTATTCTCCTAgacataatattgataaaatttttgccTTAAGTGATTCCATGATTGTATTAAATTGGATAAAGTCCTcagagaaaaatctcaaaatatttgttcaaaatagaGTTGTTACAATTCATAAGATGGTTCCGTCAGAGTATTGGTTTTTTGTTCCTGGAAAGGAAAATGTTGTTGATTGCGCCTCTCGAGGTTTGTTTCCTTCTTCGTTAGTCAACCATTCCACATGGTTTACTGGTCCAAATTGGTTACTGTTGGAGCCAGAATATTGGCCTATTCAGTCTGTCAACGGACAGGAAATTATGATTTGTGATTCTGAATATAGATCACAAACCTTCTTTGGTAATGTCACTCGTGTAATTTCTCCGCTGTATACTCTTATTGAATATTTTTCCAGTTGGTCGAAACTTTTAAATTCCACAGTATACGTATTGAGATTTCTTAGAAAATTGTCTTTAAATAAACGGATatctctatttgatttaaaaattgcagaaattgaaTTAATTCGAGCTGTCCAGCAAAAGCATTTTTCTGAAGAATATAAAGCCCTTTCTCAAAATCTCGTTGTAAAATCTTCCATACGTCGTTTGAAAATGGAATAA